The following are encoded together in the Thiobacillus sp. SCUT-2 genome:
- the carB gene encoding carbamoyl-phosphate synthase large subunit produces MPKRTDIHSILIIGAGPIVIGQACEFDYSGAQACKALREEGYKVILVNSNPATIMTDPDMADVTYIEPISWQVVEKIIEQERPDALLPTMGGQTALNCALDLARHGVLEKYGVEMIGASKEAIDKAEDREKFKAAMTKLGLGSARSSIAHSMEEALQVQAALGFPTIIRPSFTMGGSGGGIAYNKDEFVAICERGLEASPTHELLIEESLLGWKEYEMEVVRDRKDNCIIVCSIENFDPMGVHTGDSITVAPAQTLTDKEYQIMRNASLAVLREIGVDTGGSNVQFSINPADGRMVVIEMNPRVSRSSALASKATGFPIAKVAAKLAVGYTLDELQNDITGGATPASFEPSIDYVVTKVPRFAFEKFPQADDRLTTQMKSVGEVMAMGRSFQESLQKALRGLEVGADGFDPKTADREEIEAELMSPGPERIWYVGDAFRVGMSLEEVHAVSKIDPWFLDQIQRLIEMETSLAGRALKDLGRDELRELKRAGFSDRRLARLLDTDQHAVRARRHELALHPVYKRVDTCAAEFATQTAYMYSTYEEECEAHPSDAKKVMVLGGGPNRIGQGIEFDYCCVHAALALRENGFETIMVNCNPETVSTDYDTSDRLYFEPLTLEDVLEIVRIEKPFGVIVQYGGQTPLKLARDLERNGVPIIGTSPDMIDAAEDRERFQQMLHDLGLKQPPNRTARTPESALRMAAEIGYPLVVRPSYVLGGRAMEIVREEADLVRYMTEAVKVSNKSPVLLDRFLNDAIEVDVDALSDGEQVVIGGIMQHIEQAGVHSGDSACSLPPYSLSKDVQDELRRQTVAMAKALKVCGLMNVQFAIQGDTVYVLEVNPRASRTVPYVSKAIGAPLAKIAARAMAGISLKSQGFEKEIIPPYYSVKEAVFPFRKFPGVDTILGPEMKSTGEVMGVGDNFGEAFVKSQLASSSELPKPGGRAFVSVRSGDRAAVIEVAQMLHDLGFNVVATRGTAHTIESAGIPVAIVNKVMEGRPHIVDMIKNGDIDFIVNVVEDKKAVKDSYAIRAEALARRVVYFTTLAGARAACMGMQHGNELKVYSLQTLHKRLH; encoded by the coding sequence ATGCCCAAGCGCACAGACATTCATAGCATCCTCATCATCGGCGCCGGCCCCATCGTCATCGGGCAGGCGTGCGAATTCGACTACTCCGGCGCGCAGGCCTGCAAGGCGCTGCGCGAGGAGGGCTACAAGGTCATCCTCGTCAACAGCAACCCGGCGACGATCATGACCGACCCGGACATGGCCGACGTCACCTACATCGAGCCGATCTCCTGGCAGGTGGTCGAGAAGATCATCGAGCAGGAGCGCCCCGACGCGCTGCTGCCGACCATGGGCGGGCAGACCGCGCTGAACTGCGCGCTCGACCTCGCCCGGCACGGCGTGCTGGAAAAGTACGGCGTCGAGATGATCGGTGCCTCCAAGGAGGCGATCGACAAGGCCGAGGACCGCGAGAAGTTCAAGGCGGCGATGACCAAGCTGGGCCTCGGCTCGGCGCGCTCGTCGATCGCCCACAGCATGGAGGAGGCGCTGCAGGTGCAGGCCGCGCTCGGCTTCCCGACCATCATCCGGCCCTCCTTCACCATGGGCGGATCGGGCGGCGGCATCGCCTACAACAAGGATGAATTCGTCGCCATCTGCGAGCGCGGCCTCGAGGCGTCGCCGACGCACGAGCTGCTGATCGAGGAATCGCTGCTCGGCTGGAAAGAGTATGAGATGGAGGTCGTGCGCGATCGCAAGGACAACTGCATCATCGTCTGCTCGATCGAGAACTTCGACCCGATGGGCGTGCACACCGGCGACTCGATTACCGTCGCGCCGGCGCAGACGCTGACCGACAAGGAATACCAGATCATGCGCAACGCCAGCCTCGCGGTGCTGCGCGAGATCGGCGTCGACACCGGCGGTTCCAACGTGCAGTTCTCGATCAACCCGGCCGACGGCCGCATGGTGGTGATCGAGATGAACCCGCGCGTGTCGCGTTCGTCGGCGCTGGCGTCGAAGGCGACCGGCTTCCCGATCGCCAAGGTTGCGGCGAAGCTCGCAGTGGGCTACACCCTCGACGAACTGCAGAACGACATTACCGGCGGCGCGACCCCGGCTTCCTTCGAGCCGTCGATCGATTACGTCGTCACCAAGGTGCCGCGCTTCGCGTTCGAGAAATTCCCGCAGGCCGACGATCGCCTGACCACGCAGATGAAGTCGGTGGGCGAAGTGATGGCGATGGGCCGCAGCTTCCAGGAATCGCTGCAGAAGGCGCTGCGCGGGCTGGAAGTCGGCGCCGACGGCTTTGATCCGAAGACGGCCGACCGCGAGGAGATCGAGGCCGAGCTGATGTCGCCGGGACCGGAGCGGATCTGGTACGTCGGCGACGCCTTCCGTGTCGGCATGAGCCTGGAGGAAGTGCATGCGGTGTCGAAGATCGACCCGTGGTTCCTCGACCAGATCCAGCGCCTGATCGAGATGGAAACGTCGCTCGCCGGGCGCGCGCTGAAGGATCTTGGCCGTGACGAGTTGCGCGAGCTGAAGCGCGCCGGCTTCTCCGATCGCCGCCTGGCCAGGCTGCTCGACACCGACCAGCACGCGGTGCGTGCTCGCCGCCACGAACTGGCGCTGCATCCGGTCTACAAGCGCGTCGATACCTGCGCCGCGGAGTTCGCCACGCAGACCGCCTACATGTACTCGACCTACGAGGAAGAGTGCGAGGCGCACCCGAGCGACGCGAAGAAGGTCATGGTGCTGGGCGGCGGGCCGAACCGCATCGGCCAGGGCATCGAGTTCGACTATTGCTGCGTGCACGCGGCGCTGGCGCTGCGCGAGAACGGCTTCGAGACCATCATGGTCAACTGCAACCCGGAGACCGTGTCGACCGACTACGACACCTCCGACCGTCTGTACTTCGAGCCGCTGACGCTGGAAGACGTGCTGGAGATCGTGCGCATCGAGAAGCCCTTCGGCGTGATCGTGCAGTACGGCGGCCAGACCCCGTTGAAGCTGGCGCGCGATCTGGAACGCAATGGCGTGCCCATCATCGGCACCAGCCCCGACATGATCGACGCCGCCGAAGACCGCGAGCGCTTCCAGCAGATGCTGCACGACCTCGGCTTGAAGCAGCCGCCCAACCGGACCGCGCGTACCCCTGAGAGCGCGCTGCGCATGGCCGCCGAAATCGGTTACCCCCTGGTGGTTCGCCCGTCCTACGTGCTGGGCGGCCGCGCAATGGAAATCGTGCGCGAGGAAGCCGACCTCGTCCGCTACATGACCGAGGCGGTCAAGGTCTCCAACAAGTCGCCGGTGCTGCTCGACCGCTTCCTCAACGACGCCATCGAGGTCGATGTGGATGCGCTCTCCGACGGCGAGCAGGTCGTGATCGGCGGCATCATGCAGCACATCGAGCAGGCCGGGGTGCACTCGGGCGACTCCGCGTGCTCGCTGCCGCCGTACAGCCTGTCGAAGGACGTTCAGGACGAGCTGCGCCGCCAGACGGTGGCGATGGCGAAGGCGCTCAAGGTCTGCGGCCTGATGAACGTGCAGTTCGCGATCCAGGGCGACACCGTCTACGTGCTCGAGGTGAACCCCCGCGCGTCGCGCACCGTGCCCTATGTCTCCAAGGCGATCGGTGCGCCGCTGGCGAAGATCGCCGCGCGCGCGATGGCCGGCATCTCGCTGAAGTCGCAGGGCTTCGAGAAGGAGATCATCCCGCCGTATTACTCGGTCAAGGAGGCGGTGTTCCCGTTCCGCAAGTTCCCCGGCGTCGACACCATCCTCGGACCCGAGATGAAATCGACCGGCGAGGTCATGGGCGTCGGTGACAATTTCGGCGAGGCCTTCGTCAAGTCGCAGCTGGCGTCGAGCTCCGAGCTGCCGAAACCGGGCGGGCGCGCCTTCGTCAGCGTGCGCTCGGGTGACCGTGCCGCGGTGATCGAAGTGGCACAGATGCTGCACGATCTGGGCTTCAACGTGGTCGCCACCCGCGGCACCGCGCACACGATCGAGTCCGCCGGCATTCCGGTGGCCATCGTCAACAAGGTCATGGAAGGCCGGCCGCACATCGTCGACATGATCAAGAACGGCGACATCGACTTCATCGTCAACGTCGTGGAAGACAAGAAGGCGGTCAAGGATTCCTATGCCATCCGCGCCGAGGCGCTGGCGCGCCGGGTAGTCTACTTCACCACGCTGGCGGGTGCGCGTGCCGCGTGCATGGGCATGCAGCACGGCAATGAACTCAAGGTGTATTCCCTGCAGACGCTGCACAAGCGCCTGCACTGA
- the carA gene encoding glutamine-hydrolyzing carbamoyl-phosphate synthase small subunit yields the protein MSSAQPAILVLADGSVFRGRSIGADGITTGEVVFNTALTGYQEILTDPSYSRQIVTLTYPHIGNTGVNAEDVEAGCIHAAGLVVRDLPRLHSNFRAGQSLSDYLKGENIVAIADIDTRRLTRILREKGTQAGCIMAGAADEAKALEAARAFPGLAGMDLAKVVTAPAAYEWTETEWKLGTGYGKQTAPRFHVVAFDYGVKRNILRMLAERGCRLTVLPATATAEQALALKPDGVFLSNGPGDPEPCDYAIRAIEQFVAAKIPLFGICLGHQLLALASGAKTIKMKFGHHGANHPVKDLDSGRVAITSQNHGFAVDAGTLPANLRSTHVSLFDGSLQGIARTDAPAFSFQGHPEASPGPHDVGYLFDRFIQLMADHAKAP from the coding sequence TTGTCCTCTGCCCAACCCGCCATCCTGGTTCTAGCTGACGGCTCGGTGTTTCGCGGCCGCTCGATCGGTGCCGACGGCATCACGACCGGCGAGGTGGTTTTCAATACCGCGCTCACGGGATACCAGGAGATCCTCACCGACCCCTCGTATTCGCGGCAGATCGTCACCCTGACCTATCCCCACATCGGCAACACCGGCGTCAACGCCGAGGACGTCGAGGCGGGGTGCATCCACGCCGCCGGCCTGGTCGTGCGCGACCTGCCGCGGCTGCATTCCAACTTCCGCGCCGGCCAGTCGCTCTCCGACTACCTCAAGGGCGAGAACATCGTCGCCATCGCCGACATCGACACCCGTCGCCTGACCCGCATCCTGCGCGAAAAGGGCACGCAGGCCGGCTGCATCATGGCGGGCGCGGCCGACGAGGCGAAGGCGCTCGAGGCTGCGCGTGCGTTCCCAGGGCTGGCCGGCATGGATCTGGCCAAGGTGGTGACGGCGCCGGCCGCCTACGAGTGGACCGAGACCGAATGGAAGCTCGGCACCGGCTACGGCAAGCAGACCGCGCCGCGCTTTCATGTCGTCGCGTTCGACTATGGCGTCAAGCGCAATATCCTGCGCATGCTGGCCGAGCGGGGCTGCCGCCTGACCGTGCTGCCGGCGACAGCCACCGCGGAGCAGGCGCTGGCGCTCAAGCCCGATGGCGTCTTCCTTTCCAATGGTCCCGGCGATCCCGAGCCGTGCGATTACGCGATCCGTGCGATCGAGCAGTTCGTGGCGGCGAAGATTCCGCTCTTCGGCATCTGTCTCGGCCACCAGCTGCTGGCGCTGGCGTCCGGCGCGAAGACCATCAAGATGAAGTTCGGCCATCACGGCGCCAACCATCCGGTCAAGGATCTCGACAGCGGACGCGTCGCCATCACCAGCCAGAACCACGGCTTCGCCGTCGATGCGGGGACGCTGCCCGCCAACCTGCGCTCGACGCACGTCTCGCTGTTCGACGGCTCGCTGCAGGGCATCGCCCGCACCGACGCACCGGCGTTCAGCTTCCAGGGCCATCCCGAGGCGAGCCCGGGTCCGCACGACGTGGGTTATTTGTTCGACCGATTCATCCAGCTGATGGCTGACCACGCCAAGGCGCCCTGA
- a CDS encoding glutaredoxin domain-containing protein → MNAVKVYSTGTCPICVKAKAFLDKRGIGYDEVRIDLDREAMKEFAVVTNGARTVPQIVVDGKCIGGFTELTELDMDGGLDHLQP, encoded by the coding sequence ATGAACGCCGTCAAGGTCTACAGCACCGGCACCTGTCCCATCTGCGTCAAGGCCAAGGCCTTCCTCGACAAGCGCGGCATCGGCTACGACGAGGTCCGCATCGACCTCGACCGCGAGGCGATGAAGGAATTCGCCGTGGTTACGAACGGCGCCCGCACCGTGCCGCAGATCGTCGTCGACGGCAAATGCATCGGCGGCTTCACCGAGCTGACCGAACTCGACATGGACGGCGGGCTGGACCATTTGCAGCCCTGA
- the dapB gene encoding 4-hydroxy-tetrahydrodipicolinate reductase: MSVRIAIAGVSGRMGRALLEAVAADADCALAAAIDRPGSPLVGQDAGAAWGAASGVSVTDQPAAALAGARALIDFTRPEATFGYLDACVAGKVPLVIGTTGFDEAGKARIAAAAQRIPVVFAPNMSVGVNLLMKLAEVAARVLEDGYDIEIIEAHHRHKVDAPSGTALGLGQAVARAIDRDLASCAVYGREGVTGERDPKTIGFATVRGGDIVGDHTLLFAGIGERVELTHKASSRATFAQGALRAAKWLQGRAPGLYDMRDVLNLK, translated from the coding sequence GTGAGCGTGCGGATCGCGATCGCGGGCGTGTCCGGACGCATGGGGCGCGCCCTGCTCGAGGCGGTGGCCGCCGACGCGGACTGCGCGCTGGCCGCCGCCATCGATCGGCCCGGCAGCCCGCTGGTGGGGCAGGATGCGGGCGCCGCCTGGGGGGCCGCCAGCGGCGTCAGTGTGACCGACCAGCCGGCCGCGGCGCTCGCGGGCGCTCGGGCGCTGATCGACTTCACCCGCCCCGAGGCGACCTTCGGCTACCTCGACGCCTGCGTCGCCGGGAAAGTGCCGCTGGTGATCGGCACCACGGGCTTCGATGAAGCGGGCAAGGCCCGCATCGCGGCGGCGGCGCAGCGGATTCCCGTCGTCTTCGCGCCGAACATGAGCGTCGGCGTGAACCTGCTGATGAAGCTGGCCGAGGTCGCCGCCCGCGTGCTGGAGGACGGCTACGACATCGAGATCATCGAGGCGCACCACCGCCACAAGGTCGACGCGCCGTCCGGCACCGCGCTCGGCCTCGGGCAGGCGGTCGCGCGCGCGATCGACCGTGATCTCGCGAGCTGCGCCGTGTACGGCCGCGAGGGCGTGACCGGCGAGCGCGACCCGAAGACGATCGGCTTCGCCACCGTGCGCGGCGGCGACATCGTCGGCGACCATACGCTCTTGTTCGCCGGCATCGGCGAGCGCGTCGAGCTGACCCACAAGGCGAGCAGCCGCGCCACCTTCGCGCAGGGCGCGCTGCGCGCAGCCAAGTGGCTGCAGGGCAGGGCACCGGGTCTCTACGACATGCGCGACGTGCTCAATCTGAAATAA
- the bamE gene encoding outer membrane protein assembly factor BamE domain-containing protein, whose amino-acid sequence MRRVLSSALLLSLLAGCSSFHVAPHRIDVQQGNALDQENVARLKLGLNRSQVRFLLGTPLVVDPFRTDRWDYVYLFYKAGNLTEQKHITLYFDGDTLARIEGDVPEQVLHSAPPVAPQAAPAAAGAVAEPAVAAATGTPPAEAARPAEPIVQTAPVASAPAPAATALAAQPEPAKAEPVPPAAATSASVEPVTAAPAAQAVPATANEPVKAEPAAAPTAAQTSVVAPLPSPAEAPPYVDPRTPPELSLKPETDVTQLKPDAMPSFPEAQPSAPSAGDPVLNAVNAWADAWRHRDVAAYLAAYDASFVPEGGASRDAWAARKRQALAAAGRIEVKIDAPTVEKGDDGTATVTFRQAYRSARYHDVVRKQLRMVERDGRWLITEEKVLDVPTEGRP is encoded by the coding sequence ATGCGTCGTGTCCTGTCTTCTGCCCTGCTTTTGAGCCTGCTCGCGGGATGCTCCAGCTTCCATGTCGCCCCGCACCGCATCGACGTGCAGCAGGGCAATGCGCTCGACCAGGAAAACGTCGCCCGCCTGAAGCTCGGCCTGAATCGCTCGCAAGTCCGCTTCCTGCTGGGCACGCCGCTGGTCGTCGACCCCTTCCGCACGGACCGCTGGGATTACGTCTACCTCTTCTACAAGGCCGGGAACCTGACCGAACAGAAGCACATCACGCTTTACTTCGACGGTGACACGCTGGCGCGCATCGAGGGCGACGTGCCCGAACAGGTCCTGCACTCGGCGCCGCCCGTCGCGCCGCAAGCCGCGCCTGCCGCCGCCGGGGCCGTAGCGGAACCGGCTGTCGCGGCGGCAACCGGAACGCCCCCCGCCGAAGCGGCGCGTCCTGCCGAACCAATCGTCCAGACGGCGCCGGTGGCGTCAGCGCCGGCACCCGCGGCGACGGCGCTGGCCGCGCAACCGGAGCCCGCCAAGGCGGAGCCGGTGCCTCCTGCGGCCGCGACGAGCGCGTCCGTGGAACCGGTGACCGCCGCACCTGCCGCGCAGGCCGTCCCGGCGACGGCGAACGAGCCGGTGAAAGCCGAACCGGCCGCCGCGCCGACCGCGGCGCAGACGAGCGTCGTCGCGCCGCTGCCGAGTCCGGCGGAGGCGCCGCCCTACGTCGACCCGCGCACCCCGCCCGAATTGAGCCTGAAGCCGGAAACGGACGTCACGCAGCTCAAGCCGGACGCCATGCCCTCGTTTCCGGAGGCGCAGCCGTCGGCACCGTCGGCCGGTGATCCGGTGCTGAACGCCGTGAACGCCTGGGCGGATGCCTGGCGGCACCGAGATGTCGCCGCCTATCTGGCGGCCTACGATGCGAGTTTCGTCCCCGAGGGCGGCGCCAGTCGCGATGCCTGGGCCGCGCGCAAGCGGCAGGCGCTGGCGGCGGCCGGTCGCATCGAGGTGAAAATCGATGCGCCGACGGTCGAGAAGGGCGACGACGGCACGGCCACGGTGACCTTCAGGCAGGCCTACCGCTCGGCCCGCTACCACGACGTCGTGCGCAAGCAGTTGCGCATGGTCGAGCGCGATGGCCGCTGGCTGATCACCGAGGAGAAGGTGCTGGACGTGCCGACGGAGGGCCGGCCGTGA
- the fur gene encoding ferric iron uptake transcriptional regulator: MSNPSDLKSIGLKATLPRLKILDLFEQSSKRHMTAEEVYRLLSDEGQDIGLATVYRVLTQFEQAGLLIRHHFDSDKAVFELNQGDHHDHLVCLQCGKVEEFVDSEIEKRQHRIAKERGFAIRDHSLQIYADCVKENCPNRKAGDPRQRG; the protein is encoded by the coding sequence TTGAGCAATCCGTCCGATCTCAAGAGCATCGGTCTCAAAGCCACCCTGCCCCGCCTGAAAATCCTCGACCTGTTCGAGCAGAGCAGCAAGCGGCACATGACCGCCGAAGAGGTCTATCGGCTTCTGTCCGACGAAGGCCAGGACATCGGCCTCGCCACGGTCTATCGCGTCCTGACGCAGTTCGAGCAGGCCGGGCTGCTGATCCGCCACCATTTCGACAGCGACAAGGCGGTGTTCGAGCTCAACCAGGGCGACCATCACGACCACCTCGTGTGCCTCCAGTGCGGCAAGGTCGAGGAATTCGTCGACAGCGAGATCGAGAAGCGCCAGCACCGCATCGCCAAGGAGCGCGGCTTCGCAATCCGCGATCACTCGCTGCAGATCTACGCCGACTGCGTCAAGGAAAACTGCCCCAACCGCAAAGCGGGTGACCCGCGTCAGCGGGGATAA